The Methylophilus sp. TWE2 region GTCTGGCAGTATAGATTTCTTCCAGTCGGCGACCGTTTTAGTCACAATCAACTCATCCTGAGCCGTGATATTGCAGGCGACGCATAGGCGGGTGGTCGGTTGCAGGTTACCGATCAAGTCTTCCAGCACATGCTGATTGCGGTAAGGCGTCTCGATAAACAGTTGGGTAGCTTGTTGCTTTCTGGAGTCAAATTCAATGCCTTTAATGGTTTTGATCCGCTCGGCTTTATCACTAGGCAGATAGCCCAAAAAGGTAAAGCGTTGACCATTGAGGCCACTCGCCATGAGCGCGAGAAGCAGGCTGCTGGGGCCTATCAGGGGGGCCACGCGTATGCCTTTTTGATGAGCAACAGCGGCGAGCGCCGCACCGGGGTCAGCAATGCCTGGGCAACCGGCTTCACTCATCACACCGACATCGGTGCCTTGTTGCACCACTTGCAACAGTTTGGGTAAGTCTTTGGGGGGCGTATCTTTGGTTAACACAGCCAATGTTAACTCACGGATAGGCACCGGATGGCCGCTGGCCGATAGAAACTGGCGGGCGGTTTTTTCGTTCTCAACAATAAAGTGGCGCAAGCTGTGCATGCGTTGCACCACTTCGGCGGGGAGCACTTGTTGTGGCGTGGTGCCATCTGCCAAAGGGACGGGAATAAAATATAAAGTGCCTGCCATAGCGAACCAATGATTATGCAATCGCCAATTATCCCATGCCATGCACTAAAAGGCATGCGGCTTTTAATCTGTATTCAATTCGGTGCTGGCCTGAATCATCACTTGCCAGGCTGCGTGTACAGCCAGGCTAGCCATGATGGTGGCTACCAGTAGATCTGGCCAGGCTGAGCCAGTCCCAAATACCCCAGCAGCGGCGAGGATAACGGCGACATTGCCGATGGCGTCGTTTCTTGTGCACAACCATACGCTGCGCATATTGCTGTCACCATTGCGATAAGCAAAGAGCAGCCAGGCAACCCCTAGATTTGCCAACAAGGCGAGTACACCAATGATACTCATCGTTTCTGGTGCAGGGATCACGCCAGACATCAAATGCGAAAAGGCGCTCCCAAGTATCCACACGCCAAATATTGCCATGGAAGCGGCTTTAATCAATGAAGCTTTTGCCCGAGTGGAGACATGCAGCCCCAGTACCCATAAGCTCAATCCATAGTTGATGGCATCACCAAAGAAATCGACTGAGTCAGCCAGTAATGAAACAGAATTGGCGTGCAGGCCAGAGACAATTTCTACAACAAACATGGCGAAATTAACCAGTAATGCAATCCATAGCACAACACGATATCTGTGTGGTTGAGATTGGTTGGGTGGTGGATTGCAACAGTGTGCGCTCATGGCTGTCCTTTCAAACGATTGAGACGTATCATAAACCCTGTAGCCACTACAGGGTCAAGCCATGATAGAACACTATACGATAGGTGCGTTAAGTCGATCAGCGAATGTCAATGTAGAAACCATCCGTTATTATGAGAAGATCGGTTTGCTCAAGGCACCGCACAGGGCCAGCAACGGTTACCGCTACTATAATCATGCTGCGTTACAGTGTTTGCAGTTTATCCGTCGAGGACGCGAGCTGGGCTTCGGTATTGCAGAGATTCAAACATTGCTGGAGTTAGCTAATCACCCCGAGCGGCCTTGTCGCGAGGCCGATCAATTGGCGCTAGTGCATTTACGGGATGTGGAACAGAAAATCAAAGACCTGCAAGCCATGCAACTGGTATTACAGCAGATGGCGACGTGTGAGAGTGAAATTGCCGCGCATTGCAAATTAATAGGGACGCTGGCGTCAAGCCAGGCATGCCCGTAGAAAGCGTCAGCGTTGCGCAAGACAACGCTGACAAATTAGCATTAATATTTCACTTGGACACGGTACTTCAATGTCACCTCGCCTTCGGCAGGCACCTTGATTTTCCAGATGGCGTGATGTGCATTGGCTTTTTGATGTGGCTGTGATTCGGTGAGGATTTTCCAGTCGCCGTTGATAGGCTCTTGTACCGTCACAGTGACCGCTTCTTTTTTGGCGTTATGCAGGGTGATGGCATAGGCGCTTTCATAGAGAGGTACCTGACTGTTGCTCTTGGTCAGGTTTTTAAAGTCAGTTTGCACACGGTCGGCGCTAACATCAAACGCATTGCCGAGCTTGAGTCGAACGCTATCATTTTTGGCGGTATGATCAATCTGGTCTTCCCCTACAAACTGTGCGGTGCCATCGCTATCTTTTTTATAGACGCGCATGGTACCTTTAGGCAACGGAAGCCCGAGCTTGCTGCTTTCCTTGTTTTCAAACTCAACATAGACCTGTACCTTCTGCTTTTTCTCCGCGTCACGATATTGGCCCTGGTAATAGTAGTCAGCACCCGTGAGCACCAGCTCTTTACGCGCAGGAATATGCTGCGCTGAGAGCAGGGCGACTTGTTTGGTCTGGTTTTCGGCGATGGTGGTGGCGCGTGGCAAGGTATAGAGATGGTATTCCAGCAGACCTTGTTCGGTTGGCATTGGGGCATCGGCAACCATGGCTTCGCTACGCATCATCATGGTTTTAGGTCGGATAGCTTCGCGTACACGGTTGACGTCACCTGCTACCAGTTGCACTTTAGCGTTAGGGTAGGCCGTGCCACTGGTATTGGTCAGAGTGACCCAGCCTGAGAGGTCAATGGCGTCTTCTTTGCTGCTGAGTTCAGCGACGTAGTCGGCTTTCCATTGCAGGCCGCCGGTCAGGTAGCTAAGTTCCACGCTGGACTGTTCAGCCCCTTTGTATTGCACTTGCGTGGTCAGCGTGGGCCGGTCTTTAAGCTGGCCAGGTACATTGGGGTACACGATACGGCCGGGAATGCCAGTTTCGATACGGTTACCGATTTTAAGTACCACCCCATCCTGCGCTGACAATACGGTGGCGCTTTCCTGGGTTTCGGCACCGGTGCTTGGGTTGGTGCGAATGATGGTGACTTGCTGCCCTACATTTTTTTCAAGCAGTTTCTGCGGCGTTAATAAATCAAAGTCAAAATTCTGTTCCAGCACTTGCAGGCTGGTGTTGGGGAGCAGGCTGCGCAGCAGGGCGGTTTCAGGTTTGATCTGCGCACTGACATCGCGAAATGACAGGGCAGATAAACCGTTGCCTAATGTAAGTTTACGGCTGTCTTTGACCAAGGCAAGGTCTTCGTTGTAGATGGTCACGGCCACGCTGGTTTGGTCTGATTGCGGACTGATGGTAGCGGATTCTGCTTGTGCCAGTGAACTATATATTGAAACACTACCTAGTGAAAAAAACAGCAGGGAGCTGAGACGCATGAATATCCTCTCGTTTTTGTTTGTAAGCTTGTACGCTTGAGACTGCCTCAACGCGGCAGCCGTTCAAAAGTTAACACACGACTTTAGTTTGCGCTATGTACGTGACGCGGATAATACATCGACCCCTGCCTGTTGCAGCATGTTGACCAGCGCAATCACCGGCAGGCCAATCAGGGCATTGGGATCATCCCCGCGCATATAGTCGAGCAGGGCGATGCCCATGCCTTCAGACTTGGCGCTGCCTGCACAATCATAAGGCTGTTCCAGTCGCAGGTAGGTTTCGATCTGCCCGGGCGTGAGGGGTTTGAATTTGACGTAATAAGGCGCAATGGTGGATTGCATGTGCTGGTTGGCGTTGTTGTACAGGCAGATGGCACTATGGAAAATCACTTCCCTGCCACTGAGCATGGTCAACTGTTTGACGGCGTTTTCATGGTTGCCTGGCTTGCCTATTTGCAAACCGTCGACGGTGGCCACCTGGTCACAACCGATAATGAGTGTTTGAGGATAGGCTTCTGCCACTTTTCGTGCTTTGCTCTCAGCCAATCGCAGAGAGGTTTGTTCCGGGCTTTCGTCTGCTAATGGCGTTTCATCAATATTTGGTGAGACGCATTCAAACGGCAAGTGCAGCTTTTCTAATACTTCACGGCGGTAGCGTGAAGAGGAGGCGAGAATTAAGGTTGGGATAGTCATCAGGATAAAAAAATCCCCGAACAATGATTCGGGGATTTTAGCATTTCAAGTCAGATATTATTCCGGCTGAATTTCAATCAGTGTTTCGTCCGGGGTCACACTGTCACCTTTGGCAACGTGGATCGCCACCACAGTACCGGATTTACTGGCCTGGATTTCGTTTTCCATTTTCATTGCCTCAATGACCAGCACGCCATCGCCAGCATTGACCTTGTCACCGACATTCACTTTCACAGTCACGATGGTGCCTGGCATTGCTGTAGTGACGCAGCCAGTATGGTGGGGACGCGGACGGCCGCTGGCAGCCACAGCTGCTGCTTTTTTCTTGCTGCCGTTTGAACCGCCACCGCTGACTTCCATCTCGCTCAGTGTTTCTACAAACACTTCTTCAGAAATGCCGTCAACTTTTACATAATAAGGCTTGCGCTCTTCACCGGCGTGGCCGCTACCAGTCAATTTGATATGGTAGGTTTCACCATGCAGCGTGATATTGAATTCATTAGGCGCGTAGCGTGCCGCAGCTGTTTGGTGGGTCACGGCCTCTTTACTTAACAACTGTTCTGGTTGCAGTGAACCGGCATTGCGCTCTTGGAGGAAGGTTTTGCCGATATCCGGGAACATGGCGTATGTCAGTACGTCTTGTTCATTATTGGCAAAACGCTCGGCTTCAGACTGCAACTTGGCCATTTCTGGTTGCAGTAAGTCCGCTGGGCGACAGGTGATGACTTCAGCATCCCCTACGGCCTGCTTGCGCACATCTGCGTTGACCGCTGCTGGCGCTTTACCATATTGACCCAACAGGTAATTTTTCACTTCATTGGTGATGGATTTGTAACGGCTACCAGTCAAGACGTTTAATACCGCCTGTGTCCCGACAATCTGTGAAGTAGGGGTGACTAATGGAGGGTAACCCAGATCTTCACGTACACGTGGGATTTCGGCCAGCACTTCATCCATGCGGTTGAGTGCGCCTTGTTCTTTCAGTTGGTTGGACAGGTTGGAAATCATGCCGCCGGGCACCTGGTTAACGAGTACGCGGGTATCTACCCCAGTGAATTCGCTTTCAAACTGCCAGTATTTTCTGCGCACTTCTTTGAAGTAGGCCGTGATTTCCTGCAGTTTGCCAAGATCCAGGCCGGTATCGTATTCAGTGCCTTTCAGGGCCGCGACCAGGCTCTCTGTCGTTGGATGGCTGGCACCTTCGGAGAAAGATGAGTTGCAGGTGTCAATAATATCTACACCGTTTTCCACGCTCTTGAGCAATACCATGCTGGCAAGGCCCGAGGTGGCATGGCTGTGCATATGTACAGGGACACTGACAGCAGCCTTGAGACCT contains the following coding sequences:
- a CDS encoding helix-turn-helix domain-containing protein: MIEHYTIGALSRSANVNVETIRYYEKIGLLKAPHRASNGYRYYNHAALQCLQFIRRGRELGFGIAEIQTLLELANHPERPCREADQLALVHLRDVEQKIKDLQAMQLVLQQMATCESEIAAHCKLIGTLASSQACP
- a CDS encoding SAM-dependent methyltransferase codes for the protein MAGTLYFIPVPLADGTTPQQVLPAEVVQRMHSLRHFIVENEKTARQFLSASGHPVPIRELTLAVLTKDTPPKDLPKLLQVVQQGTDVGVMSEAGCPGIADPGAALAAVAHQKGIRVAPLIGPSSLLLALMASGLNGQRFTFLGYLPSDKAERIKTIKGIEFDSRKQQATQLFIETPYRNQHVLEDLIGNLQPTTRLCVACNITAQDELIVTKTVADWKKSILPDVHKKPTVFLLLA
- a CDS encoding cation transporter, whose amino-acid sequence is MSAHCCNPPPNQSQPHRYRVVLWIALLVNFAMFVVEIVSGLHANSVSLLADSVDFFGDAINYGLSLWVLGLHVSTRAKASLIKAASMAIFGVWILGSAFSHLMSGVIPAPETMSIIGVLALLANLGVAWLLFAYRNGDSNMRSVWLCTRNDAIGNVAVILAAAGVFGTGSAWPDLLVATIMASLAVHAAWQVMIQASTELNTD
- a CDS encoding DUF4139 domain-containing protein — its product is MRLSSLLFFSLGSVSIYSSLAQAESATISPQSDQTSVAVTIYNEDLALVKDSRKLTLGNGLSALSFRDVSAQIKPETALLRSLLPNTSLQVLEQNFDFDLLTPQKLLEKNVGQQVTIIRTNPSTGAETQESATVLSAQDGVVLKIGNRIETGIPGRIVYPNVPGQLKDRPTLTTQVQYKGAEQSSVELSYLTGGLQWKADYVAELSSKEDAIDLSGWVTLTNTSGTAYPNAKVQLVAGDVNRVREAIRPKTMMMRSEAMVADAPMPTEQGLLEYHLYTLPRATTIAENQTKQVALLSAQHIPARKELVLTGADYYYQGQYRDAEKKQKVQVYVEFENKESSKLGLPLPKGTMRVYKKDSDGTAQFVGEDQIDHTAKNDSVRLKLGNAFDVSADRVQTDFKNLTKSNSQVPLYESAYAITLHNAKKEAVTVTVQEPINGDWKILTESQPHQKANAHHAIWKIKVPAEGEVTLKYRVQVKY
- a CDS encoding Maf family nucleotide pyrophosphatase, yielding MTIPTLILASSSRYRREVLEKLHLPFECVSPNIDETPLADESPEQTSLRLAESKARKVAEAYPQTLIIGCDQVATVDGLQIGKPGNHENAVKQLTMLSGREVIFHSAICLYNNANQHMQSTIAPYYVKFKPLTPGQIETYLRLEQPYDCAGSAKSEGMGIALLDYMRGDDPNALIGLPVIALVNMLQQAGVDVLSASRT
- the oadA gene encoding sodium-extruding oxaloacetate decarboxylase subunit alpha; translation: MSKIHVTELVLRDGHQSLIATRMRTEDMLPIASKLDDIGFWSLEAWGGATFDACVRFLKEDPWERLRSLRKALPNTPINMLLRGQNLLGYRHYSDDVVHAFVKQAADTGVDVFRIFDAMNDIRNLTTAIKAVKAAKKHAIGTLSFTTSPVHDVAYFVNMAKELEALGCDSIGVKDMAGLLTPTMAAELVKGLKAAVSVPVHMHSHATSGLASMVLLKSVENGVDIIDTCNSSFSEGASHPTTESLVAALKGTEYDTGLDLGKLQEITAYFKEVRRKYWQFESEFTGVDTRVLVNQVPGGMISNLSNQLKEQGALNRMDEVLAEIPRVREDLGYPPLVTPTSQIVGTQAVLNVLTGSRYKSITNEVKNYLLGQYGKAPAAVNADVRKQAVGDAEVITCRPADLLQPEMAKLQSEAERFANNEQDVLTYAMFPDIGKTFLQERNAGSLQPEQLLSKEAVTHQTAAARYAPNEFNITLHGETYHIKLTGSGHAGEERKPYYVKVDGISEEVFVETLSEMEVSGGGSNGSKKKAAAVAASGRPRPHHTGCVTTAMPGTIVTVKVNVGDKVNAGDGVLVIEAMKMENEIQASKSGTVVAIHVAKGDSVTPDETLIEIQPE